The following coding sequences are from one Panicum hallii strain FIL2 chromosome 5, PHallii_v3.1, whole genome shotgun sequence window:
- the LOC112894037 gene encoding polygalacturonase At1g48100-like: MEVAARTTIALLLALAVASGCLCGGAQGRHHRHTKHTRHNSAHAHAPSQAPGPSSSRRHAPPHARGASPPAPPPSSSSGAGGDYPTPGAAPDPAPEPAAGSAVAVYDVVKDFGAVGDGVADDTDAIKTAWDTACSEDGDGVVLAAAGHTFLVHTTVFTGPCQGSVTIQLDGTIVAPSDPDKWPANNKRNWLVFYNAHGTTLRGAGLIDGKGQKWWELPCKVHKGQGGSSGHGESCDSPVALRFFTSNNVTVQGLKVQNSPEFHFRFDSCRGVLVSGLSISSPQQSPNTDGIHIENTQDVLIANAAVSNGDDCVSIGAGTLNVHIENVTCGLGHGISIGSLGKQGTRACVANVTVRNAVIRHSDNGVRIKTWQGGSGSVSSVSFENVRMDAVRNPIIIDQYYCLSRSCENATTAVFVSGISYAGIRGTYDARSPPIHFGCSDAVPCTNITLADVELLPAASSGQSVDDPFCWNVYGNAATPTVPPVACLMDGVPGNYADNSSLKCY; this comes from the exons ATGGAGGTCGCCGCCAGGACCACCATTGCTCTGCTCCTCGCGCTCGCCGTCGCCTCAGGGTGCCTCTGCGGCGGCGCCCAgggccgccaccaccgccacacCAAGCACACCAGGCACAActccgcgcacgcgcacgcgccctcCCAGGCTCCGGGCCCGTCGAGCTCGAGGCGGCACGCGCCTCCGCACGCGCGGGGCGCCTctccgccggccccgccgccgtcgtcgtcttCGGGGGCCGGCGGCGACTATCCGACCCCCGGCGCGGCGCCCGACCCGGCGCCGGAGCCAGCGGCGGGCAGCGCGGTCGCCGTGTACGACGTCGTGAAGGACTTCGGCGCCGTCGGGGACGGCGTGGCGGACGACACCGACGCCATCAAGACGGCGTGGGACACCGCGTGCTCGGaggacggcgacggcgtcgtgctcgccgccgccgggcacACGTTCCTCGTGCACACCACCGTCTTCACCGGCCCGTGCCAGGGAAGCGTCACGATCCAG CTCGACGGGACGATCGTGGCGCCGAGCGACCCCGACAAGTGGCCGGCCAACAACAAGCGCAACTGGCTCGTGTTCTACAACGCCCACGGCACGACGCTGCGCGGCGCGGGGCTCATCGACGGCAAGGGCCAGAAGTGGTGGGAGCTCCCCTGCAAGGTTCACAAG GGCCAGGGCGGATCAAGCGGCCACGGAGAATCCTGTGACAGCCCAGTG GCGCTCCGGTTCTTCACGAGCAACAACGTGACGGTGCAAGGCCTCAAGGTGCAGAACAGCCCCGAGTTCCACTTCCGTTTCGACAGCTGCCGCGGCGTGCTGGTGAGCGGCCTGTCCATCAGCTCCCCGCAGCAGAGCCCCAACACGGACGGCATCCACATCGAGAACACCCAGGACGTGCTCATCGCCAACGCGGCGGTCTCCAACGGCGACGACTGCGTCTCCATCGGCGCCGGCACCCTCAACGTGCACATCGAGAACGTCACCTGCGGGCTGGGCCACGGCATCAGCATCGGGTCCCTGGGCAAGCAGGGCACCCGGGCGTGCGTGGCCAACGTGACGGTGCGCAACGCCGTGATCCGGCACTCGGACAACGGGGTCCGGATCAAGACGTGGCAGGGCGGGTCGGGGTCCGTGTCGTCGGTGTCGTTCGAGAACGTGCGCATGGACGCCGTGCGCAACCCCATCATCATCGACCAGTACTACTGCCTCTCCAGGAGCTGCGAGAACGCCACCACCGCCGTCTTCGTCTCCGGCATCTCCTACGCGGGGATCCGGGGGACCTACGACGCGCGCAGCCCGCCGATCCACTTCGGGTGCAGCGACGCCGTGCCGTGCACCAACATCACGCTCGCCGACGTCGAGCTGCTCCCGGCAGCGTCGTCGGGGCAGTCGGTCGACGACCCTTTCTGCTGGAACGTCTACGGCAACGCCGCCACGCCCACGGTGCCGCCGGTGGCGTGCCTCATGGACGGCGTGCCCGGTAACTACGCCGATAACAGCAGCTTGAAATGCTACTGA